Genomic window (Magnetococcales bacterium):
TAGACATGCCGCGACAGGGGGCCCGCCCGGGCATCGCCGTACAGATAGAGCCCCTTGAAGGGCAGAATGGCCAGGTTCGCACCGAAGCCGTAAGCCCAGGCGATGCGGTCCGCATGCAGCCCGGCGCAATTGACCAGGTAGCCGCAACCCATCCGGCCCGCGCTGGTCAGGGTGCTTTGGCCACGACCGCCCAGCCAGGCCACCCCCGGAAGCAACTCGATTCCCGCCTGCCGCGCCTCTCCCACCAGGGCATGCAGCAGCGCCATGGCGTCGATGGTGGCGGTATCGGGGGAGAAGAGGGCCTTGCCGACCGTTTTGGCCCGGGGTTCGAGCCGACGCGCCTCCTCTTCGTTCACCTCTTCGAGGCGGACGCCATTCTCTTGACCCCGCTGGCGCAGAATCTCCAGTGCGGGCCAGTCGGAGGCGCTGCGAGCCACCACCAGTTTGCCGCAACGATCCAGCGGCAGATGCCGCTCCCGACAGTACTCCTGCAGCTCCCGGTTGCCGTCCCGGCAGAACCGGGCCTTCAGGCTGTCGGCGCCGTAGTAGAAGCCGGCGTGCAGCACCCCGCTGTTGCGACCGCTGGCATGCCAACCCCAGGTGGCCTCCTTTTCCAGCAGGCGGATGCGGGCCCCGGCAAAGCGGCGACGCAAGCCCAGGGCCAGGTTCAAGCCGATGACACCCCCGCCGACCACCAGAAAATCAACCGGTTTCC
Coding sequences:
- a CDS encoding FAD-dependent oxidoreductase → MWKPVDFLVVGGGVIGLNLALGLRRRFAGARIRLLEKEATWGWHASGRNSGVLHAGFYYGADSLKARFCRDGNRELQEYCRERHLPLDRCGKLVVARSASDWPALEILRQRGQENGVRLEEVNEEEARRLEPRAKTVGKALFSPDTATIDAMALLHALVGEARQAGIELLPGVAWLGGRGQSTLTSAGRMGCGYLVNCAGLHADRIAWAYGFGANLAILPFKGLYLYGDARAGPLSRHVYPVPDLDYPFLGVHCTRTVDGRIKLGPTAIPAFWREHYQGWSRFSPAEALEVSGRMAGLWWRNDFAFRRLARQEMGKWSRRTLTGLAGELVGGIEAGAFTTWGRPGLRAQLVDVGQKRLEMDFRWEGDDRSFHVLNAVSPGLTCSMPFARYLVDRINGLLS